The sequence TAGAAGCGGCCGTCCTGCTGCTGGTGCACCCCGATGTGGTCGCGCCACCGGCTGCTGGGTTCCGCCGGGGCGGGGCCGTCCAGCAGCGGGCGCTTGAGGTACTCGTCCTCCAGGATCTGGCGGAACTTCGCCGGACCCCAGTCGGCCATCAGGAACTTCAGCCGGGCGCGGTTGCGCAGCCGGCGGTAGCCGTAGTCGCGGAAGATGCCGACGACGCCCGCCCAGACGTCCGGCACCTCGTCCAACGGCACCCAGGTGCCGAGGCGTTCGGCCAGCCGGGGGTTGGTGGACAGCCCGCCGCCGACCCAGAGGTCGAAGCCCGGCCCGTGCTCGGGGTGCTCGACGCCCACGAAGGCGATGTCGTTGATCTCGTGGACGACGTCCTGGACCGGGGACCCGGAGATCGCGGTCTTGAACTTGCGCGGGAGGTTGGAGAACTCGGGGCTGCCGATGTAGCGGGAGTGGATCTCGTCGACCGCCGGGCTGCCGTCGATGATCTCGTCGGCCGCGATGCCCGCCACGGGCGAGCCGATGATGACGCGGGGGCAGTCGCCGCACGCCTCGGTGGTGGAGAGCCCGACGGCCTCCAGCTTCTCCCAGATCGCCGGGACGTCCTCGATGCGGATCCAGTGCATCTGGACGTTCTGCCGGTCGGTGATGTCCGCACTGCCCCGCGCGTACTCCTGGGAGACCTCGCCGATGACGCGCAGCTGCTCGGTGGTGAGCTTCCCGCCGTCGATGCGGACCCGCATCATGAAGTACTTGTCCTCGAGCTCCTCGGGCTCCAGGACCGCCGTCTTGCCGCCGTCGATGCCGGCCTTGCGCTGGGTGTACAGCCCCCACCAACGCATGCGCCCCCGGAGGTCGTTGGGGTCGATCGAGTCGAAGCCGCGCTTGGAGTAGATCGTCTCAATGCGTGTCCGCACGTTGAGACTGTCGTCGTCCTTCTTGAACTGCTCATTGCCGTTGAGCGGGGTGTAGTGCCCCAGGGCCCACTGTCCTTCGCCGCGGTGGCGGCCCACCTTGCGGCGGGGCGCGGCGGGCGCAGGGGATTCCGGGGTTGCGGCCATGACAGTACGTCCTTCGGGACTGCGGGAGGGCGGCTCTGAACTGCACACTCGCGTGAGGCGCGGCGGTGCGCAGGGGTGTTGCGGAGAAAGGGGGAGCGCGGCGGTGCTGGGACTCTCAGCTCGCCGGACAGATGGCGCTGGACATGCGGCCGAGGTCGACGTGGCGTCGACTCACCAAGGCAATTCCAGTTCCGGACATGACGGAAGCGTGTCATGGGGATCTCGCGGCAGTCCACCACTATCCATGATGTGGACGAGACTGTCCCGACAAGTGAGACAATGTGGCGCCCGTCACGCGTGTGACGGGCGCCGGGGCCGAGCGTAAAACCGGACAAGCGAGCGGATTTGCTACGGAAGCAGCTCCCGGCCGGAGCCCGGCCAGGGGCCGGGGGTCGCCACCGGCTCCTCCCGCTCCGTACGGGTGTCGAACAGCCGGAAGCCGCGCCGCAGGTAGTTGCCCCTCGCGTGCGGGCCGTCCTTGGAGCAGGTGTGCAGCCACACCCGCTTCGTCGCCGGCCGCTCGGGCCACCGCTCGGCCAGGTCCCAGGCGCGGGCGGTGCCGTACGACAGCAGATGACCGCCGATCCCGCGCCCCCGGAAGGCGGGGATCAGCCCGAAGTACATGATCTCGACGACGCCGTCGTCCTGCGGGTCCAGCTCGACGTAGCCGGCCGGGGTGCCGTTCGCGTACGCCACCCAGGTCTCCGCGCCGGGCCGGTCCAGGGCCTCCTGCCACTGCGCGTACGTCATCCCCAGCCGGTCCGTCCACCGGATGTCACCGCCGACCGCCGTGTACAGGAAGCGGCTGAACTCGGGCAGCGGCACCTCGGAGCGGACGATCCGGACGTCCGCGTCCGGCACGGCGGACGGCCGCAGATCATCGGGGGAGGTCTGCTCCAGGGACCAGATGGTCACCTCGTCGAGGGCCGGCGCTGCGGGAGGTACGGGGTTGCTCATGGCTGTCAGACAACCATGGGCCGGCGCCCGCGCCCAAGCCGGGTCCCGGGCACCCGCACCCCCCTGCTCAGGAGGCCCCGCGCGCCGCCACCACCACCGGAGCCTTCGAACGGGGCAGCAGATCGGCCGGGTGCTCCGGCTGGACCACCTCCACCTCCACGCCCTCGCCGAAGCGGTACGGGCGGTGCGCCAGCACCTCGGCGAGATGGCGCCGCAGCCGCGACATCTCCGCCCGCACCGTCACCGTCCTGGTCGCGTCACCGAACAGGTCCTGCGCCAGCTCGGAGGCCGTACGCCCGTCGCGGTGCAGCGCCAGCGCGTACAACAGCTCGGCGTGGCGCGGGGAGAGCCGCTGGGTCCAGGTGCCCACCGGACTCACCACGTTCACCGCCAGCGCGCACGGCCGGCTCAGGTCGAGCACCACCCGGCGCGGCGGGCTGTCCGTCGCCCCGTCCGCCACCTGCACCAGCCAGCCGCCCGGCAGCGGCTCCAC is a genomic window of Streptomyces sp. NBC_00708 containing:
- a CDS encoding nitrite/sulfite reductase, translating into MAATPESPAPAAPRRKVGRHRGEGQWALGHYTPLNGNEQFKKDDDSLNVRTRIETIYSKRGFDSIDPNDLRGRMRWWGLYTQRKAGIDGGKTAVLEPEELEDKYFMMRVRIDGGKLTTEQLRVIGEVSQEYARGSADITDRQNVQMHWIRIEDVPAIWEKLEAVGLSTTEACGDCPRVIIGSPVAGIAADEIIDGSPAVDEIHSRYIGSPEFSNLPRKFKTAISGSPVQDVVHEINDIAFVGVEHPEHGPGFDLWVGGGLSTNPRLAERLGTWVPLDEVPDVWAGVVGIFRDYGYRRLRNRARLKFLMADWGPAKFRQILEDEYLKRPLLDGPAPAEPSSRWRDHIGVHQQQDGRFYVGFAPRVGRVDGSTLAKIAELAEEHGSGRVRTTVEQKMIILDVEQDRVESLSAGLESLGFQVKPSTFRRGTMACTGIEYCKLAIVETKARGASLIEELERRLPDFDEPLTININGCPNACARIQTADIGLKGQLMLDENGDQVEGYQVHLGGALGLDAGFGRKVRGLKVTSAELPDYVERVLGRFQEEREDGERFATWAARASAESLS
- a CDS encoding GNAT family N-acetyltransferase, whose translation is MSNPVPPAAPALDEVTIWSLEQTSPDDLRPSAVPDADVRIVRSEVPLPEFSRFLYTAVGGDIRWTDRLGMTYAQWQEALDRPGAETWVAYANGTPAGYVELDPQDDGVVEIMYFGLIPAFRGRGIGGHLLSYGTARAWDLAERWPERPATKRVWLHTCSKDGPHARGNYLRRGFRLFDTRTEREEPVATPGPWPGSGRELLP